The following are from one region of the Magallana gigas chromosome 6, xbMagGiga1.1, whole genome shotgun sequence genome:
- the LOC105327657 gene encoding long-chain fatty acid transport protein 2 isoform X1: MPGGGAVLAAVAGGLGTGAFVWRGLYPTLMDDIKTIYTTRKPQAVTARDVASWRFVIDMFEETSRLHPERVFIVFEDKNYTYAMVDAMANRVANVVAAWNLTVGETVAIMAYNSPEFLWTFLGVLKLGLAGTFINYHLQEEPLIHSLTASRSRHLIVGRGAELVDTILGVYDKLPEDFTVFVSGTTRKSLPDRIMSFDFLMTRSLPVPVCKVAREKVTLLSPLCYIYTSGTTGLPKPAIISQGKGIRQTHGYRAIDFSHQDVTYVVTPLYHSAATCVGVFNTIGEGATIVLRRKFSASHYWEDVRKYKVTVIQYIGELCRYLLRVPKHPLDGVHSIRAAFGNGLRSDIWDEFKTRFRIPQIYEFFGATEGTALLMNCCNKVGAIGRWSPIIRWVNGGKSGFHIVKFDPVTEQPIRDKEGKCIPIQPGESGLLLAVKPPNTVTFYLGPKAMNEKKLMKNVLQLGDEFFNFGDLVYLDHDYYVYFRDRIGDTFRWKGENVSTTEVANVMTQLNFIHDVNVYGVSISGSDGRAGMAAVQLEEGYELTSSILSELYSHVVGHLPHYARPVFIRVVQEFNTTQTMKHQKLRLVEEGFDVEAVRDPLFVINNQSKTYEALTASNIGTILTARL; the protein is encoded by the exons ATGCCAGGCGGGGGAGCTGTGTTAGCGGCAGTGGCCGGCGGTCTAGGAACGGGGGCCTTTGTTTGGAGGGGACTCTACCCCACCCTAATGGACGACATCAAGACGATCTACACCACCAGAAAACCGCAGGCCGTCACCGCCAGGGATGTGGCGTCTTGGCGCTTTGTAATCGACATGTTCGAGGAGACTTCTCGGCTCCACCCTGAGCGGGTCTTCATCGTGTTTGAGGACAAGAACTATACATACGCCATGGTGGACGCCATGGCCAACAGAGTGGCGAATGTGGTGGCGGCCTGGAACCTTACAGTCGGCGAAACTGTCGCCATCATGGCGTATAACTCTCCCGAATTTCTATGGACGTTTTTGG GTGTGCTGAAGCTGGGGTTAGCGGGCACCTTCATCAACTATCACCTGCAGGAGGAGCCATTGATCCACTCGCTCACTGCCAGCCGCTCCAGACACCTCATCGTGGGTAGAG GCGCCGAACTTGTGGACACCATTCTGGGTGTTTATGACAAACTCCCAGAAGACTTCACAGTGTTTGTTTCTGGAACGACGAGAAAATCTCTTCCGGATCGAATAATGTCTTTTGACTTTCTGATGACACGGTCACTTCCTGTACCCGTATGTAAAGTAGCACGTGAGAAGGTGACCTTGCTGAGTCCGCTTTGTTACATCTATACATCCGGAACGACAG GTTTACCTAAACCAGCAATAATAAGCCAAGGCAAAGGGATCAGACAAACACACGGCTACCGCGCAATCGACTTCAGTCACCAGGATGTGACGTATGTCGTGACGCCATTGTATCACAGCGCCGCCACATGTGTCGGTGTTTTCAACACTATAGGAGAGG GTGCTACCATCGTGTTGCGCCGGAAGTTTTCAGCGAGTCACTACTGGGAGGACGTCCGGAAGTACAAAGTGACCGTCATTCAGTACATAGGGGAACTCTGTCGCTACTTACTGCGTGTACCGAAG CATCCGCTAGATGGCGTCCATTCTATAAGAGCGGCCTTTGGTAACGGACTTCGGAGTGATATATGGGACGAGTTCAAGACGAGATTTAGAATCCCCCAGATCTACGAGTTTTTCGGAGCCACAGAAGGAACAGCGCTCTTAATGAACTGCTGCAACAAAGTCGGCGCCATTGGCCGATGGTCCCCCATCATC AGGTGGGTAAATGGGGGAAAGAGTGGATTCCATATTGTGAAGTTTGATCCGGTGACGGAACAACCAATCCGGGACAAAGAAGGAAAATGCATTCCGATACAGCCAG GTGAAAGCGGTCTGCTTTTGGCCGTGAAACCACCAAACACCGTGACATTCTACTTGGGACCAAAGGCGATGAACGAGAAGAAGCTAATGAAAAATGTCCTTCAACTGGGCGACGAATTTTTCAACTTCGGCGACTTGGTGTATCTTGATCACGACTATTACGTTTATTTCCGGGACAGAATTGGGGACACCTTCAG ATGGAAAGGCGAAAATGTATCAACAACAGAGGTAGCCAATGTGATGACGCAACTTAATTTTATTCATGACGTCAATGTTTATGGGGTATCTATATCTG gGAGTGATGGTAGGGCAGGGATGGCCGCCGTACAGTTAGAGGAGGGCTATGAATTGACGAGCAGTATTCTATCAGAGCTGTACAGTCACGTGGTCGGGCATCTGCCGCACTACGCCCGGCCTGTGTTTATCCGAGTGGTCCAGGAGTTCAACACCACCCAGACCATGAAACACCAGAAGTTGAGGCTGGTGGAGGAAGGGTTTGATGTGGAGGCTGTCAGGGACCCGCTCTTTGTTATCAACAACCAATCAAAGACATATGAGGCTCTCACGGCTTCAAATATCGGCACCATACTTACTGCAAGACTCTAG
- the LOC105327657 gene encoding long-chain fatty acid transport protein 2 isoform X2: MPGGGAVLAAVAGGLGTGAFVWRGLYPTLMDDIKTIYTTRKPQAVTARDVASWRFVIDMFEETSRLHPERVFIVFEDKNYTYAMVDAMANRVANVVAAWNLTVGETVAIMAYNSPEFLWTFLGVLKLGLAGTFINYHLQEEPLIHSLTASRSRHLIVGRGLPKPAIISQGKGIRQTHGYRAIDFSHQDVTYVVTPLYHSAATCVGVFNTIGEGATIVLRRKFSASHYWEDVRKYKVTVIQYIGELCRYLLRVPKHPLDGVHSIRAAFGNGLRSDIWDEFKTRFRIPQIYEFFGATEGTALLMNCCNKVGAIGRWSPIIRWVNGGKSGFHIVKFDPVTEQPIRDKEGKCIPIQPGESGLLLAVKPPNTVTFYLGPKAMNEKKLMKNVLQLGDEFFNFGDLVYLDHDYYVYFRDRIGDTFRWKGENVSTTEVANVMTQLNFIHDVNVYGVSISGSDGRAGMAAVQLEEGYELTSSILSELYSHVVGHLPHYARPVFIRVVQEFNTTQTMKHQKLRLVEEGFDVEAVRDPLFVINNQSKTYEALTASNIGTILTARL; the protein is encoded by the exons ATGCCAGGCGGGGGAGCTGTGTTAGCGGCAGTGGCCGGCGGTCTAGGAACGGGGGCCTTTGTTTGGAGGGGACTCTACCCCACCCTAATGGACGACATCAAGACGATCTACACCACCAGAAAACCGCAGGCCGTCACCGCCAGGGATGTGGCGTCTTGGCGCTTTGTAATCGACATGTTCGAGGAGACTTCTCGGCTCCACCCTGAGCGGGTCTTCATCGTGTTTGAGGACAAGAACTATACATACGCCATGGTGGACGCCATGGCCAACAGAGTGGCGAATGTGGTGGCGGCCTGGAACCTTACAGTCGGCGAAACTGTCGCCATCATGGCGTATAACTCTCCCGAATTTCTATGGACGTTTTTGG GTGTGCTGAAGCTGGGGTTAGCGGGCACCTTCATCAACTATCACCTGCAGGAGGAGCCATTGATCCACTCGCTCACTGCCAGCCGCTCCAGACACCTCATCGTGGGTAGAG GTTTACCTAAACCAGCAATAATAAGCCAAGGCAAAGGGATCAGACAAACACACGGCTACCGCGCAATCGACTTCAGTCACCAGGATGTGACGTATGTCGTGACGCCATTGTATCACAGCGCCGCCACATGTGTCGGTGTTTTCAACACTATAGGAGAGG GTGCTACCATCGTGTTGCGCCGGAAGTTTTCAGCGAGTCACTACTGGGAGGACGTCCGGAAGTACAAAGTGACCGTCATTCAGTACATAGGGGAACTCTGTCGCTACTTACTGCGTGTACCGAAG CATCCGCTAGATGGCGTCCATTCTATAAGAGCGGCCTTTGGTAACGGACTTCGGAGTGATATATGGGACGAGTTCAAGACGAGATTTAGAATCCCCCAGATCTACGAGTTTTTCGGAGCCACAGAAGGAACAGCGCTCTTAATGAACTGCTGCAACAAAGTCGGCGCCATTGGCCGATGGTCCCCCATCATC AGGTGGGTAAATGGGGGAAAGAGTGGATTCCATATTGTGAAGTTTGATCCGGTGACGGAACAACCAATCCGGGACAAAGAAGGAAAATGCATTCCGATACAGCCAG GTGAAAGCGGTCTGCTTTTGGCCGTGAAACCACCAAACACCGTGACATTCTACTTGGGACCAAAGGCGATGAACGAGAAGAAGCTAATGAAAAATGTCCTTCAACTGGGCGACGAATTTTTCAACTTCGGCGACTTGGTGTATCTTGATCACGACTATTACGTTTATTTCCGGGACAGAATTGGGGACACCTTCAG ATGGAAAGGCGAAAATGTATCAACAACAGAGGTAGCCAATGTGATGACGCAACTTAATTTTATTCATGACGTCAATGTTTATGGGGTATCTATATCTG gGAGTGATGGTAGGGCAGGGATGGCCGCCGTACAGTTAGAGGAGGGCTATGAATTGACGAGCAGTATTCTATCAGAGCTGTACAGTCACGTGGTCGGGCATCTGCCGCACTACGCCCGGCCTGTGTTTATCCGAGTGGTCCAGGAGTTCAACACCACCCAGACCATGAAACACCAGAAGTTGAGGCTGGTGGAGGAAGGGTTTGATGTGGAGGCTGTCAGGGACCCGCTCTTTGTTATCAACAACCAATCAAAGACATATGAGGCTCTCACGGCTTCAAATATCGGCACCATACTTACTGCAAGACTCTAG
- the LOC105327633 gene encoding uncharacterized protein: MASRYIGYALIVNVKYFEDPEDNREDTVSDQVNVKAAFEKLGFDTKLVTESTDTERQGGVSDPNTTDSAEVNVTIDYFKREFEEARKHVKEQGYNHFAVFISTHGEEVREKDHYIHKLCFYDGDESTEEILFKPLDKQLRKVKKLVIIQACRGRNDEPDGEDEDLGVPICIVEDPAEEYQSSEGSSPPMTEAETVHCVPLCIPNCITMFASPSGKAAYQGHLSDLLLKTVKNLKCGEDVKVLELLREINRQFAERDIDWGTYDNENEILVYLSYDVKNIGSIVHCLTEHIVYSIN; this comes from the exons ATGGCAAGTCGTTACATAGGGTACGCATTGATTGTAAATGTGAAATATTTCGAAGATCCGGAGGATAATCGAGAAGACACCGTATCAGACCAAGTGAACGTAAAAGCGGCATTTGAAAAACTGGGTTTCGATACCAAACTGGTAACGGAATCAACGGACACAGAGAGACAAGGCGGAGTATCAGACCCCAATACCACAGACTCGGCCGAGGTTAATGTCACCATAGATTACTTTAAACGGGAGTTTGAGGAAG CTCGAAAACATGTGAAAGAACAAGGTTATAATCATTTTGCTGTGTTTATTTCTACTCATGGAGAGGAAGTTCGAGAGAAGGACCATTACATTCACAAGCTGTGTTTCTACGATGGAGATGAATCCACAGAAGAAATACTGTTCAAACCACTAGATAAGCAGCTTAGAAAAGTGAAGAAACTTGTAATTATTCAG GCCTGCAGGGGTCGTAATGATGAGCCTGATGGTGAAGATGAGGACCTAGGTGTTCCTATTTGTATTGTTGAGGACCCGGCTGAGGAATATCAATCTAGTGAGGGCAGTTCTCCACCAATGACAG AAGCTGAAACTGTTCATTGTGTTCCACTGTGTATTCCAAATTGCATCACAATGTTTGCGTCCCCTTCTg GAAAGGCAGCATATCAAGGACATCTGTCCGACCTCTTGTTGAAGACTGTAAAAAACCTAAAATGTGGAGAAGATGTGAAAGTCTTGGAATTGTTGCGGGAAATTAACAGGCAGTTTGCAGAAAGGGATATTGACTGGGGCACTTATGATAACGAAaatgaaatactagtataccTTAGTTATGATGTAAAGAATATAGGAAGCATCGTTCATTGTTTGACAGAACATATTGTGTACAGTATTAACTGA
- the LOC105327634 gene encoding N-acetylgalactosamine kinase yields the protein MADKVPVVGFPPAQTNASFDRLQNLVEAFKKKFGCEPEFFGRAPGRVNLIGEHIDYCGYSVLPMAIEQDVVIAVAPTESQDILLSNVKSDVYSDFVFNANNVDINNDTPQWQNYFQCGFLGLVEHLKIQSAARGMKCMVDGTVPGSSGLSSSSALVCCAALVTMHANGKSLPKDELADMCARCERYIGTQGGGMDQAISLMAKKGTAKLIEFNPLKATDVYLPDGISFVISNSCVEMNKAATSEFNTRVLECRIATQILAKKKGLEWASFQRLGEVQKALNLSLPQAVDLVSHTLHKEPYTRAEVCQILEMKEEDFVNKVLSAKTAQVQTFKLFQRATHVFSEAGRVLSFKRICDEADSEAPQKLGTLMNESHRSCRDMYECSCTELDNLVNICLESGALGSRLTGAGWGGCAVSMVPTKEVMNFLVKVKKNFYEKEPSRAGKVGTALFATQPGSGALIYIPTTASG from the exons ATGGCCGACAAAGTACCTGTTGTTGGATTTCCACCAGCACAAACAAATGCCAGTTTTGACAG ACTGCAGAATTTAGTGGAAGCTTTTAAGAAAAAGTTTGGTTGTGAACCCGAATTCTTTGGCCGTGCTCCAGGAAGAGTTAATTTGATTG GTGAGCACATTGATTACTGTGGCTACTCTGTGTTGCCAATGGCAATAGAACAGGATGTTGTTATTGCCGTAGCACCCACAGAATCTCAAGACATTTTACTGTCCAATGTTAAATCGGATGTGTACAG TGATTTTGTATTCAATGCAAACAATGTGGATATAAATAATGACACACCCCAGTGGCAGAACTACTTCCAGTGTGGGTTTCTGGGATTGGTGGAACACCTCAAGATTCAGTCGGCTGCGCGCGGGATGAAATGTATGGTGGACGGGACTGTCCCGGGGAGTTCTGGCCTCTCTAGTTCCAGTGCTCTGGTGTGCTGTGCTGCTCTTGTTACCATGCATGCAAATGGCAAAAGTCTGCCAAAG GATGAGTTGGCGGATATGTGTGCTAGGTGTGAGCGGTACATTGGAACACAGGGGGGTGGAATGGACCAGGCCATCTCTCTGATGGCTAAAAAAGGAACA GCCAAACTGATTGAGTTCAACCCGCTAAAGGCGACCGATGTTTACCTGCCAGATGGGATTTCGTTTGTGATTTCCAACAGCTGTGTTGAGATGAACAAAGCAGCAACATCAGAGTTCAACACACGAGTGTTGGAGTGTAGAATCGCCACCCAG ATACTTGCCAAGAAGAAGGGCCTTGAGTGGGCAAGCTTCCAGCGCCTGGGGGAGGTACAGAAAGCCCTCAACCTCAGCCTGCCCCAGGCAGTGGACCTGGTCAGTCACACCCTTCACAAGGAGCCGTATACGCGGGCCGAAGTCTGTCAGATTCTGGAGATGAAGGAGGAAGACTTTGTAAACAAAGTCCTTAGTGCTAAAACTGCACAGG TGCAGACTTTCAAGTTATTTCAACGAGCCACCCATGTTTTCTCGGAGGCAGGGAGAGTCTTATCTTTCAAACGTATCTGTGATGAGGCCGATTCTGAAGCTCCGCAAAAACTGGGGACACTGATGAACGAGAGCCATAGGAGCTGTAGGGATATGTATGAGTGCAGCTGCACCGAGCTAGACAACCTTGTCAACATATgttt GGAGTCAGGAGCCCTGGGGTCACGCCTGACTGGTGCGGGGTGGGGAGGATGTGCTGTTTCCATGGTACCAACAAAAGAGGTGATGAACTTTctggtcaaggtcaaaaagaACTTTTATGAGAAGGAGCCCAGTCGAGCGGGGAAGGTCGGGACGGCCCTGTTTGCTACACAGCCTGGGAGTGGGGCTCTAATTTACATACCCACAACAGCCTCAGGGTGA